In a genomic window of Anser cygnoides isolate HZ-2024a breed goose chromosome 28, Taihu_goose_T2T_genome, whole genome shotgun sequence:
- the LOC136787136 gene encoding olfactory receptor 14C36-like, giving the protein MPKSSSIIEFLLLAFADMRKLQLLHFALFLAIYLAALLGNGLILTAVACDHRLHTPMYFFLLNLALLDLGCISTTLPKAMANSLWDTRPISYAGCAAQVFFFPSLMSADLFLLTMAYDRYVAICKPLHYGTLLGSRACAQMAAAAWGSGVLYALLHTANTFSLPLCQGNAIDQFFCEIPQILKLSCSDSYLREVGLLTFSGFLVLGCFVFIVLSYAQIFRAVLRMPSEQGRHKAFSMCLPHLVVVSLLVSTGVSAYLKPPTVSSPSLDMIMAVLYAVMPPAVNPLIYSMRNQELKNAIRKVMSWMFIRICSGN; this is encoded by the coding sequence ATGCCCAAGAGCAGCTCCATCAtcgagttcctcctcctggcattcgcagacatgcggaagctgcagctcctgcacttcgcgctcttcctggccatctacctggctgccctcctgggcaacggcctcatcctcaccgccgtagcctgcgaccaccgcctccacacccccatgtacttcttcctcctcaacctcgccctcctcgacctgggctgcatctccaccactctccccaaagccatggccaattccctctgggacaccaggcccatttcctatgcaggatgtgctgcacaggtctttttctttccctctctgatgtcagcagatttgtttcttctcaccatggcctacgaccgctacgttgccatctgcaagcccctgcactacgggaccctcctgggcagcagagcttgtgcccagatggcagcagctgcctggggcagtggggttctctatgctctgctgcacactgccaatacattttccctgcccctctgccaaggcaatgctattgaccagttcttctgtgaaatcccccagatcctcaagctctcctgctcagactcctacctcagggaagttgggcttCTCACATTCAGTGGTttcctggttttggggtgttttgtatTCATCGTGCTGTCCTATGcacagatcttcagggctgtgctgaggatgccctctgagcagggccggcacaaagccttttccatgtgcctccctcacctggtcGTGGTCTCCCTGCTGGTTAGCACTGGTGTATCTGCCTACCTGAAGCCTCCCACtgtctcctctccatccctggacaTGATAATGGCTGTTCTATATGCAGTGATgcccccagcagtgaaccccctcatctataGCATGAGaaaccaggagctcaagaatGCCATTAGGAAAGTGATGTCATGGATGTTTATCAGGATTTGCTCAGGAAATTGA